Within the Aspergillus luchuensis IFO 4308 DNA, chromosome 5, nearly complete sequence genome, the region CCGTCCATCAATCAACGCATCCTCGCAAGGGCTGCATTGGCCTGCCCCAACGTCACTTTTATTTCACCTGCTCGTGGATGTAGGGTATCTAATTATCTCCAGTTTTCATGCAACGGCCCCATGATGCAATTAAGGGCGACAATGATCATCTTGACAGGGTTCATGGAATCTTGGCAGAATTTCCTTCGAATTGGGATCACTCTGCGAAATGGCTGACTGCGAAGATATTACAGTGCGCTTGCATGCATTGTGCAGTGGTTCGACTCTTGAAACTGATCGGTTCCATTGGAATGCACTGGCCAGATGTGAGATGTAATGTCTCATGACTAGTGCCTTGATTCGTTACACTgcctgatgatgattgtcaccatcatcagGTAAGGCGTTGAATGCGAAACAAGGTCAACATCAAGAGATGCAGTAGATTGCATGAACCTCGCTGTTCCCCAGAACTTTATACACAAGATCAAACAAGCAGTAAATTTCGACCAGATAACTGCAATGGTAGCTTATTCAACAAAATACACTGTAGCATGCATAATACATGATATCACAATCAACCCGTAAATTATCACAACCACCAGTCCCTCCCATCAAGCATATCCTCAGGAACATGTCTCCTTCAGTCCCTGATAATAAGCAGCCGCTTCCTCTCCGGCAATGCGACCGAAGACCGCGCACTCCAACAGCGACGATCCCCCCAACCGATTCTGGCCATGGAGACCCCCGGTAATCTCGCCCGCCGCCCAGAGTCCGGGAATCGGCTGCCCCTGACTGTCCAACACCTGGCTGCGCTCGTTGATCACCACGCCTCCCATGGTAAAGTGAACAACCGGGGTAACCTTTCCCACATACACCACCGACTCCGGCTTGACCTCCCTCAGCGTCCAATTTCCAAACGACTGCCGCCCAAACTcatcctgcttcttcccagcGACCACATCCGCATACTCCCTCAGCGTCTCCTCCAGCGCCGACATCTCCCCCAACTTCGCAACCGTCGTCTTCTCAATCAGTCCCTTCCACATATAAAATCCCAAATGCGACTGCAACACCGCAGCAGCCCCCtcatccagcaccagcttCACATCCCACTGCCTCGCCTTGGTCGGCAACCTCTCCGCCCGCCCCATCACTTCCCCTGTCACcttctccctcgtctccAACTCATTCACAaacctcctcccatccccaagcACAAGTatacccccctcccccctcaacgcctccgccgccaatatcttcaccatcgcctccgcctcatcttccttccctcccacaAACCCCGTCGGatgcacctgcacctgctccaTATCCACCACGGCGGCCCCAACATCCTGCAGCAAAGGCTGCGTCCCCTCGCGCTGCTCATTCGTCGACGGTATCCCCTCCAGATCGGGCCGATACTGCGCTAACAAGCCTCTCGCATCGCCTGCAAACCCTCCACTCGCGACAACGACAGGTCCGTACGCTGTCTCTGTTTTTGTCTGATAGCCCCCTCCCTCATTATCCTGGACAGTATACTCCACCCCAACTACCtgtcctcctcccccctcttctcgTAGAATCCTCGTAACCCGTTCCCCCACCTCCATCCGACAATTCTTATCCTCCGACACCCGTCCCAATAACCCTTTGATGATATCATACCCCGGTGTCCCCTTCCCACTTCCCCGATGCGTCCGCGATACACTATGTCCCCCGAGTCGAGTGACCCGACTCAGATCGACCCCGATGTCATCCGTAAGCCAGTACAGCGCGTCCGCGGACTTGGCGGTGAGTGTGTCGATGAGTTTCTCGCGTCGGGTGCGCTCTACCCCTTTAGCGGAGGTATACGGCACTCCTGCGGAGAGGATGGTATCGTGTTGGAATGTGGTGATGGAATCCGGGTCGAGTTGGTATCGTGTCGGTGCGGCGTTGATCCCTGACGAGGctttgatgctgttgccgcCGGGTTTGGGCGCCcggtcgaggaggagcacCGGGATGTGGTGCGTTAGGAGCGTGCTTGTCGTGGTTAGGCCCGCCAGGCCGGTGCCGATTATTATGGTTTGGGGGGTCATTTTTGATGTTTTTGGATGGTTGAGGATGGATGTGTAGAGGTTGTAGGTGTAggtgtagttgtagttgtaaGCTAGTAGTGGTGATagtttggttggggtggtgaggggtTATAGTAGTATTAGTGACGGGATCGTATGATCTGacaaggtggtggtggtggtatgttgCGATGGGGTTGTACGATCGGAAAGTTTGAGTCCGGATAAAGTCAGGGCTTTTTAAAGGGTTCTGTGAGGAATATCGTGATTGGGAATCGATGGATGCATGTAAGTGTTGTATGACTGCTCTCCTGTTGGGATGTGGAAGTCTAGAACATCTCCGCACAGCAGCATTGCACTCGTGCTTATCTGTGATCTTATTGGATGGTTTAATCAGTGTTGGAGACATCCGGGCACCAATTAGATTTGATTTTCGTAGTGTAGTAACTTGTAAGTAATTATTTAGTAGATGATTAGACACCATACCACAGGATCTTAACCACTCAGTCCAACAAAAAGTACAAAGAACTATACTAATCATCACTAAGCTGCTGATCCCAACACAGGATCCACACCCCTGCTGGAACACTATCACTATCAGCCTTGTCCCAATGATGCTTACAACAGTTATCTCTTAGATACGTCCTTTAACTGGTCCATTTAGCTATTCACAACCCAATGGTTACATGAGAGGTTTTAATGTACGTGTGATGGGTGAATGCGGTCCGACACGTGATTGATGGCTCTTATAAATAGTCCTGTAACTCTTGTTCTACCTCAAGTTCGCAATAGAGCGCAGGAGAATAAGACGAAAGACCAAAGAAGACACTACTACAGGTGCTCGCATTTCAACTTTGTCCCTTCGCTGCTATCTTTTCGCAACCCACAAACTGCCCACGCAGGGCTGTTTATCATACACTTTGATTGAGGGTTCACCCGGGACAGAATTCCGTGTTAGGCAACTTGGTATCATGCCAACTCAAGAATATTTCGATCGGATTCCTCCGTTCCCTTCAAAGCTTCCCGTGCTTCCACTGTCAAAGATCTCTCTCGAAGGGTTGAAGAACAACACGAcggaagaagtagaagaattATTCGAAGCGTGCCAAAAATGGGGATTCTTTCTGTTGGACTTGAGGGGGTCAGATGAGGGGGCTACTCTGCTCCAGGACGCCGAAGGAATGTTTGACTTGACTACACAGCTCTCTACACTGGGACAAGAGACTCTGAAGTCTTATACCTACAAGCCCCCAGACTTTATGAGGTATGTACTTGCAACCCCAGTCCTCGGCCTTGTATGTTTAACTTTCGATCAGATATAAAGGGATTGGAAGCATAAAGACGGACAATGGCGAAGCCGACCATATCCACGCCTACTCGCTAAGCCAAGATGAAGTGCTAGGAAACCCCAATCGCTCAAGCCTCCACCCTGAAGTGATCAACACCAGCAAAGAGCAGCTCCGGAAGTTCATCGAACACGCCCATGCTGGATTAGATGAAGTCTTGGCCAAGTTGGACATTTGCTTGGGCATCGAACCCAAGACACTCGAAGCACTGAGTCCGTTGGACAAGGAATCTGAGAGCCTTGTCCGCCTGCTCTGGAGCCCAGCCCAAGCCAATCCCGATTATGACCGCATATCCTTTGGCGGCCACACTGACATGGGAACAATGACGCTCTTATTCAATATCGCAGGCGGACTCCAAGTTCTCCCCGCGAGTTGTGAGAATGTCCAAGAAAACTGGCAATACATCAAACCGGAGCCCGGGTGTGCTGTTGTGAATGTTGGCGACACATTGGTAGAGTGGACAGGAGGCCTCTTGCGCAGCTCTCTGCACCGGGTGGTGACAGCTCCAGGGGACCAAGCGATGGTGCAACGGGAAAGTGTGGCCTATCTGGTACGTCCCAAGCGAACTGCATCTCTTCAGCGCCTTAAGGGAGGGATTATCCCGCCCTTGTTGCCGGGAGAAGAGTATGAAACGCGCTCGGTAGATGAGTGGAACGAATGGAGATCTCGGCAAATTGCATTGGGACAGTTGAAGCCCGAGACCCGAGGCGGACGCAACATGTAATGTAATGCGCTCCCCAGCTTCAATTTTAAACGAGGCTTTCTAACGCTACAAACTTTTTGCGTCCTAGGGCGAGCACTTGAAAATTCCAAGTTGGAGATACCGGACAGCTGTCAGACATCATAGGAGCATAGATAAACTGCTAGAGAACCTGTATCGTAGATCTTGTCCACAATCTTCTTGAAAAGCACATTATTGGTACCGTAGTGTGGGGGTCTGCTTTCTCATGCCAGGACTATAGGAGTGATGTACAAGTCAACAAAGAGCCATAGGATGTATTCACAGTTCCCCTTACTCTAAGGTTTACAGAGAGAATGACCACCTGTTAACACCACAAGATGTGCAACATCCGAGCCAAAAGAGATAACAAAAAAAACCTGAAGGCCAGATCTGGGTGGCAAGGGACTGATGAAGTATCTGTATACGGTCAATGTGCTCACCGACAGTAAGGTAATGCCTGTCAGCTTTATCGTCAGCTGATTCACTCTAACAGAGTGGGCAGGACTGGACCTTTTCTCAAATTGTGAGATATAACGCGTGCATAGACCCCACATTTGGAGTGAATGATGATACGTCTGGTTCCGGAGAGAAACAAGGCTACCAGACCACATCGACAGTTACCCGATCGAACTCTTGACATATAATTCATAACCCACGTTAAACATTGCTCCCACACTAACAGAGAGGCTAGATAGCGAGATACAGAAGTAGTTGACAGTAGAAAGTTATTACGGGGCAGTTACAAAGAAAGGCGAGAAaacagagagaagaaaagggcatTCAGGGGTATCATAGAAGGTTTGCCTGGGGTATGCGATTGCAGGATTGTTGGATCCAACAGACACAaacaaagagagaagagacaCAGCCCCTTTTTCTGGACTAGCGGCCGCGACTAGGATTGACGATGTAAGACGATGTAACAAACAAATGGACGGATGCGTGCCCAAGCTCACACCGTGACTGACACCATTCGGTGAATTGTCCACCAGCTATAAAGGGTTCCCTCAATCCATACTCAATCCATATTAGGATGCTCACCCTAATCGATCATTTCTCGTTTACTAAGTGGAATCTCCCGATAGACCCTTTTTCTATTGTGATAAATTTCGttcatttcccccctcttcccagcTCTTTCTC harbors:
- a CDS encoding uncharacterized protein (COG:Q;~EggNog:ENOG410PP6F;~InterPro:IPR026992,IPR027443,IPR005123;~PFAM:PF03171,PF14226;~go_function: GO:0016491 - oxidoreductase activity [Evidence IEA];~go_process: GO:0055114 - oxidation-reduction process [Evidence IEA]); the protein is MPTQEYFDRIPPFPSKLPVLPLSKISLEGLKNNTTEEVEELFEACQKWGFFLLDLRGSDEGATLLQDAEGMFDLTTQLSTLGQETLKSYTYKPPDFMRYKGIGSIKTDNGEADHIHAYSLSQDEVLGNPNRSSLHPEVINTSKEQLRKFIEHAHAGLDEVLAKLDICLGIEPKTLEALSPLDKESESLVRLLWSPAQANPDYDRISFGGHTDMGTMTLLFNIAGGLQVLPASCENVQENWQYIKPEPGCAVVNVGDTLVEWTGGLLRSSLHRVVTAPGDQAMVQRESVAYLVRPKRTASLQRLKGGIIPPLLPGEEYETRSVDEWNEWRSRQIALGQLKPETRGGRNM
- the frdA gene encoding putative FAD dependent oxidoreductase (COG:C;~EggNog:ENOG410PG2C;~InterPro:IPR036188,IPR003953,IPR027477,IPR010960;~PFAM:PF13450,PF00890;~go_function: GO:0000104 - succinate dehydrogenase activity [Evidence IEA];~go_process: GO:0055114 - oxidation-reduction process [Evidence IEA]); translation: MTPQTIIIGTGLAGLTTTSTLLTHHIPVLLLDRAPKPGGNSIKASSGINAAPTRYQLDPDSITTFQHDTILSAGVPYTSAKGVERTRREKLIDTLTAKSADALYWLTDDIGVDLSRVTRLGGHSVSRTHRGSGKGTPGYDIIKGLLGRVSEDKNCRMEVGERVTRILREEGGGGQVVGVEYTVQDNEGGGYQTKTETAYGPVVVASGGFAGDARGLLAQYRPDLEGIPSTNEQREGTQPLLQDVGAAVVDMEQVQVHPTGFVGGKEDEAEAMVKILAAEALRGEGGILVLGDGRRFVNELETREKVTGEVMGRAERLPTKARQWDVKLVLDEGAAAVLQSHLGFYMWKGLIEKTTVAKLGEMSALEETLREYADVVAGKKQDEFGRQSFGNWTLREVKPESVVYVGKVTPVVHFTMGGVVINERSQVLDSQGQPIPGLWAAGEITGGLHGQNRLGGSSLLECAVFGRIAGEEAAAYYQGLKETCS